TGTTGTCGTCTTCGACGTATACTCTCTTATTCAGGTGGGCGGACGTACACGCATGGGTTCCGGAATTGTTCCAGCGGAAACAGCCGACTTTCAGGTCAACGCACAGGCCGTCGTTGCTGTTGTCCACATAGGACTCGACCCGGCCGCCGACAATGAGATTGGCGGCGTCCGAGGCCATTTCGGCTTCACCGGTCGTGATGTTCACCGCGCCGATGCCGCCGGCATACATGATTTCGCCGTTTTTGATCGGGAAGCGACGGCAAGAAACCTCGCGTTCCCTGGCGTCAAAATTTGTGGAAAGCTGAGTCATGATTTACTCTCCTTTTTTAAGTTTAGCGAGTTCAGCGGCGGCTTTCTTGAGATTATCGCCGGAAAGTCCGCAGTTATTCAGTACGGTGAGTTCGGCGTCAGACAACGCTTTGAGTTCGCTGTCGCCGTCATCGCCGCCCTTGCCTTTGTTCTGGTCTCCGAGTCCGTCAAGGCCCTTGTTGTCCGGGACAACGTCCGGAGCCTTGTCGTCATAAGTGCGCTTGAACATGTCCATATCGGACAGCGCCAGAGCCAGGCCGTCTTCTTTTTTGGCCTCGGTAAGCTTGCGGCGGGCGATCGCGTCCTGGACGGCTGCTTCAGCATCTTTCTGCTTGAGTTTTTTCGAGAAAGCAACCAGGCTTTCCGCGTCATGCAGCGCCAGGAAGTCGGTGACTTCTTTTTTGCCGTCTTTGATTTTTGTGGTGAGCGCGTCAAAACCGTCCGCGTCATGCAGCGCCAGGAAGTCCGCGGTTTTCTTTTTGCCGTCGAGCAATTCCTGAACCGCCGTTTCGACGCCGCTTTCGATCGCGGCTTCATCGTCGGAATCCGCCAGGGTCTTGAGCCCCAGCATGATGAGCAATTTATTCATATTGCCGTTTCCTTTTTTGTTGTTCGGGTTGATTAAATCGCCGTACAAGCCTTCGGTAAAATCATCAGCCGCGACCAGCGCTGGCTGGTTGTCCGTCGACGGTTTGCCGGTGAGCGAAATATTGAAAAGATCGGTTATATTTTTCCCGGTGCGGGATACCCTGAAAACCGGCGAGGTGTATTTATACTCGCCGTTTTCAAGGTACCCTCGGGCCTTTGGCGTCCAGGAGACACGACACCAAAGACCGTCGGGTTTTTTGACAAGTTGTTTAATCCAGCCGCCGGCCGGTAC
This Kiritimatiellia bacterium DNA region includes the following protein-coding sequences:
- a CDS encoding phage protease codes for the protein MKITDLKRYVILSAAPLAISEGEVPEEFLVFAYGKTKFSKEGKEDFYVFSENDADTVIAEFARKGVDGLVDYEHQLLRSMSNGQPVPAGGWIKQLVKKPDGLWCRVSWTPKARGYLENGEYKYTSPVFRVSRTGKNITDLFNISLTGKPSTDNQPALVAADDFTEGLYGDLINPNNKKGNGNMNKLLIMLGLKTLADSDDEAAIESGVETAVQELLDGKKKTADFLALHDADGFDALTTKIKDGKKEVTDFLALHDAESLVAFSKKLKQKDAEAAVQDAIARRKLTEAKKEDGLALALSDMDMFKRTYDDKAPDVVPDNKGLDGLGDQNKGKGGDDGDSELKALSDAELTVLNNCGLSGDNLKKAAAELAKLKKGE